ACCGATTCTCCCGGTACAGCGGCGCATTACGCTTCGAATCTCGTCAGACGACAGCGATAGGTCTCGGCTCTTGGTACGAAACGGGAGATAGCCGTCCTCGCCAAGTTCTTCGTACAGCGCGTCCAGAAGCATCGCCTCCTGCGTTCGGTTCACCAGAACCCCCACGGTGACGGTCAGGTTCTCGCGTTTCGTCGCGTCGAACCCGATGGATTGCGACGCCCTCACGTCGTCGACCACGAAATCCTGCATCCTATTCGTCAGTGTGTGGACACGGCGGACAATTATATTCGGTGAATTAGATAAGGCCGAAGAGCTGGCGCAAGTGATACCGACACCTGTCACTCCGCCGAATACTCCGCGCTGGTCAACGTCGCCAGTCGCTCTGTCCCCGAGCGCGTCCCCTTTGCGAGGAACACGTCGCCAGCGCGCAGTTCCGTCTCCGGTCCGGGTTGAATCACCCAGTCGCGTTCGCCGTCCACGGAGCGCCGGACCGCGATGACGCGCATTCCGGTCTCGGTCTTGACCTCCCGGTCGCCCAGCGTCACGCCGTCGAACTCGCTTCCCGGCGCGACCGTCAGGCGGACGATGACCTCGTCGCTCTCCTGAACTGCCTGCTCGACGACCGGGTGGGTGCCCAGTCCGCGGAGGACGCCCTCGCTGATTTCGACCGCGGCGTCGCTGATGACCTCGGTGGCGTTGGCGAGGTGGACGAGACCGCGGAGCGAGACGGGGTCGTCCACGCGTGCGGCAGCGCGGAGCGTCCACGCCTCGAACCGCGACTGGAGGGCGTCCACCTCGGCTTCGAGTTCGACCACCTCCTCGGCGACCTCCGCGCTGTCGAAGAGGACGCTCCCGTAGGCCAAGTCTACCGCGAGTTCGCTGATATTCTTCATCAGGACGATGGAATCGACGGCCCGCTCCAAGTCCTCGTCGCCGGGTTCCGGCGGTGACGGTGGTTCGTAGGCGTCGCCGGTCGCGCGACGATACAGGTCAGCGATGCCCTCGTTGGGACCGCGCAGGAGAACGGTGTCGTCCGCTTCAAGGGCGGTGTCGCGGTCCGGGTTCGTGAGCCAGTCGTCCCGCCGTCGGATGGCGATGATTCGGACGCCGGTTTCGGTCTCGACGTTCAACTCCCCGAGGGTCCGGCCCGCGAGGACCGAATCGTCGGCGACTTCCGCGCGGACGAGCGTCTCGACGGCCTCGGGGAGCGCGGCCCGCATCGCCTCGGGCAGGCCGATGTCCTCCAAGACGACCTTGGCCACATCGCCCGCGGCGTCGCTTATTTTCTCGGCCGCGCCGACGACGCCAAGCACGGGAGCCAACTGCTCGGCGTCGTCCGTGCTTCTGGCGGCCATCAGGAGGCTCATCCTGGCGCGCATCTGTAGCACGTCCATCCGGGCTTCGAGGGCCAGCACCTCGGCGGCGATATCGTTGCTCCCGTTGAGGACGGCCGAAAACGAGAGGTCGATGAGGAGTTCCGCGGTGTCTTTCATCTCCGCCAGCACCTGCTTGACGCTAACGGGTTCGTACTCGACCTCGCCGCCGGACGGTTCCATAGGCCGGTGTTGGACGCCATTCGGTAAAAACGTTCGTCGCTACACCTTGGATGGGACCGGTTTCAAAGAGAAACGAAAGATAATGCTTTTCCGCTCATGACGAGAATTTCAACGCATGTCAGAAGAGGTCAAGAAAGGGCTAGAGGGCGTCGTCGTCGCAGAATCAGGACTCAGCTTCATCAATGGCGACGAGGGTCGCCTTATTTATCGCGGCTACGCAATCGAGGACCTCGCTCGTGACGCGAGCTACGAAGAGGTTCTTTACCTGCTCTGGCACGGCGAACTCCCCACACAGGACGAACTCGACGAGTTCTCCGGCGAGATGGCCGCCGAGCGCGAACTCGACGAGGACGTACTGGATACCGTGCGGAAACTCGCCGAGGCCGACGAACAACCGATGGCCGCGCTCCGGACGGCGGTGTCGATGCTCTCGGCCAACGACCCCGACGACTCGGACGCCGACCCGACCGACCGCGAGGTCAACCTCCGGAAGGGTCGTCGCATCACCGCGAAGATTCCGACCATCATCGCGGCGTTCAAGCGCATCCGCGACGGCGACGACCCGGTCGAACCCCGCGAAGACCTCGACCACGCCGAGAACTTCCTCTACATGCTCAATGGCGAGGAACCCGACGAGGTGCTGGCCGAGACGTTCGACATGGCGCTGGTTCTCCACGCCGACCACGGCCTGAACGCCTCGACGTTCTCCTCGATGGTCACCTCCTCGACGCTGTCGGACCTCCACAGCGCGGTCACGAGCGCGGTCGGGACGCTCGCGGGACCGCTCCACGGCGGAGCGAACGCCAACGTCATGAAGATGCTGAAGGAACTCGACGAGAGCGGCAAGGACGCCAAGACGTGGGTTGACGACGCCTTGGACCGCGGCGAGCGCATCATGGGCTTCGGTCACCGCGTCTACAACGTCAAGGACCCCCGCGCGAAGATTCTCGGCGAGAAGAGCGAGGAGTTGGGCGAGGCCGCGGGCGACACCAAGTGGTACGAGATGTCGGCGGACATTGAAGAGTACATGCAAAACGAGAAGGGTCTCGCGCCGAACGTGGACTTCTACTCGGCCTCGACGTACTACCAGATGGGCATCCCCATCGACCTCTACACCCCCATCTTCGCCATGTCGCGGGTCGGCGGTTGGATCGGTCACGTCCTCGAACAGTACGACGACAACCGCCTGATTCGGCCGCGCGCGAAGTACACCGGGTCGAAGGACGAAGAGTGGGTGCCGATTAGCGAGCGGTAAGTCAGAACAACTGGCGCAGTGTTCCAGTAGAAGGGTACTGTTCAGATAAGCAGTGAAGAATGAGGCGGTGGGATTCGTAGTGTTCTATGCAGGACTTCGACCGCCTCAACGAATGTAGCGACTGAGTCGAGTTAGAATCTGAACAATGGCGTCGGCCACGCCCGAACCTTCTTGTCCGGCGTCGTTGTCCTCGCACTGGGGAGAGAGAATGACACAGAGACAGTCACGACGCCGACGGAGCGGCGAGCAGTGGCAGAGGAGCCAGCGAGCGCAGTCCGGGCAGTCTCAGGGACGGTCCGGTCAGACTCAGCGACAGTCCGAGCAGTTTTACGGACTGTCCGGCCGGTCTCACGGCCGGATGTACCGGAGCGCGGTGGGGCTTCCCGACGAGACCCGGCAGGCGATGGTGGGGATGCTCAACCAGAGCCTCGCCGACACCACCGACCTGATGACCCAGTGCAAGTTCGCTCACTGGAACGTCAAGGGGATGAACTTCTACCAGTTGCATCTCCTGTTCGACGAACTCGCCGAGACGTTCGAGGACCACGCGGACATCGTCGCCGAGCGAACGACCGCACTAGGCGGCGAGGCGACCGGCACCGTCCGGAATGCTGCGAGCGCGACCCGGATTCCCGAGATTCCGCCGGACGCGACCACGGGACCGGAGTACGTCGCGGCACTGGTCGAGCGCGTGGGCATCCACGCCAACAACCTCCGGCGCGAAATCGAGATTGCGGTCGAACGCGACGACGAGGATACCGCCGACATGTACACCGAACTGTCCCGCGAGGTGGACAAGCAACTCTACTTCCTCGAAGCGCACCTGCAAGCGGTGGCTCCCGACGCGATTCCCGACAGTCCGGGCGCGTCAGTGCAGGGCGGCCAGCAATCCGACGGAGGAACGCCGTCCCAGTACCGTGAGCAGTTGGGGACAAACACTCAGCGACAGGCGGGACGGACGACGCACCAGCGTCGATACGGCGGAAGCAGAAGGTAGCTTGGGCGCGGACGCCCCGAATCCACTTCGCCTCTCGCACAATCTTTCGCGCCGTCAGGTCGCCAGTCCCAGCACTCGCTCGGCGGCGGCCTCGACCTCGGGAAGCGACTCCTCGGGCGCGTAGACACCCAGTCGCCACTGCGCTCGTCCGGCCGCGCGCAGGCCCTCGACCAGCGGTGACTCGTCGGCGAGTCGCCGAATCTCGCCGTCCACGACCACGCGCGTCGAGGTTTCGGGCATGCTCGGTTCGCCGGGCGTATCGACCAGTACGTCCTCCGGGGCCACATCCGCGACCGAGGCGATGTCGCGCTCGAACGCGCGGACCTCCTCGCAGTCGGCCGCCACGACATCCTCGGGCACCGCCTCAAGTTTGGCCCAGACCGCGCGCTTGTGGAGGTCCCGGTATTCGAGTCGCCGGGCGGCGTCGGCCGTCGCCGGACAGTCCCGCAACGCCCCGAGAAGACGGTCGTCGGTCATCCGGGCGAACTGGTCGGCGTCGAGGTCCGTCGCATCGAGCAGGCGCTCGCCCGCGCGTTCGAGCATCGCGCCAGCGATGCGCGAGACGTGATGTCGATAGACCGTCGCGTTCATCAGCGTCCGCGCCACGAGCGTCCCCTCGGCGGTCTGCACGTTGCCCTCCGAGAGGACGAGGTCGTCGTCGCGGAACTGGAGCGCCGCAAGCAGGCGCGAGTGGTCGATGGTGCCGTAGGGGACACCGGTGTGGTGGGCGTCCCGGACGAGGTAGTCCATCCGGTCCACGTCGAGTTCCCCGGCGACCAACTGGCCGAGTCGCCCGCGGCCCTCGACCAGCGCGGCGACCTCCGCGGGGTCGAGTCCGTGGCGCTCCAGCACCTCGGCGAGTCGGCCAGACCCGAGCAGGTCGGCCACCTCGTCGTGGTGCCTGCCGAGTCGGCGCTCGATGATGCCCTCGGTCTGGTGACCGTAGGGTCCGTGGCCCACGTCGTGAAGGAGCGCGGCCGCCCGGACCGCCAGCGCCCGGTCGCCCTCGATACCGAGGAGCGAGCAGGCCTTTCGAGCGAGGTGGTAGACGCCGAGACTGTGTTCGAACCGGGTGTGGTTCGCGGAGGGGTAGACGAGTCGGACCGTGCTGAGTTGCTTGATGTGGCGCAGTCGTTGGAGTTCGGGCGTGTCGAGCAGGTCGGACGCGAGGTCGCAGATGGGGACGTGGTCGTGGACGCTGTCCTTGATGGCCTTCATTGCGTTCGGATTGATAGACCGATGCCAAAAGTGGCCCGTCTCGTCGCGGGCGGGTCGGCGAGTCGAGTCGGTCAGCGAGGCGACTCACTCCCGAATGCCGGACCGAGACGTTTTTCGGTTGACAACTAGTAGCTGGAACAACTCCGTGGCGTCGCGCGAACCTTCGAAATCCGAATTTGCAGGTGGCTTATTGCTGTTCGGAGCCACCGCAGTCGTCGGTCTCGCGTCCGTGTCCGGCGTGTACGCGCCGTCTGATAGCGTACGCAGGGTCGTCGCTACATGGGCACTCTTGGGTACCTTTCATACGTTGCGGGCCGGGTCCTCGCGCTTCCGGCGGCTCTGGTTCGACCCGCGCGTCCGAACCGTCATCGCGCTCGTTGCGTTCGCGGCCGCGGGTCTCTACGCGAAGAACGGCCAAGTCGGGGCGGTCTTTCCGGCGTTCTTCGGCGTCCTGTTCGCCGTGGGCGCGGCCGTCGAGTCCTACAAGCGCGGTTCGCTCCTGACCAATCGCTTCGTCCACCTGCTCGCCGGGGTGGGCGGTCTCGGCTTCGTCGCGTTCGCGGGGTACCTCCGGGCGACGTACCCCTTCTTCGGCGTCACCGTCATCGCGGCGACCAGCGCCATTACTGGACTCGCGCTTCTCGCGTGGGCGATTCTGATGACGACGCGCGGCTAACCCGGAGCGAACCACTGAAACGCCCCGGTCCCGAATCTCCGGCCATGCCTTACGCGGACAACGACGGCGTCTCCGTTCACTACGAGGTCGGCGGCGACGGCGCAGTCGAGAGCGACGCGCCGGTCGTCCTGCTGGCCGACGCGGGCTACGGCCCGTGGCAATGGGGCTGGCAGTTCTCGGCGCTCGCCGGACCCTTCGAAGTCGTCGTCCCCAGCACGCGCGGGACCGGCGACTCGGACGCCCCGGACGCCACCGACTCGTACAGCATCGACCCGATGGCCGCGGACCTCGAAGCGGTTCTCGCCGACCACGGCGCTCGTAAGGCCCACCTCGTCGGCGCGGGGATGGGCGGGATGGTCGCGCTCCGGTACGCGCTTGAGTTCTCGCGCGCCCGGTCGCTTTCCCTGCTTGGCACCTCACCGGGTGGTCCGCGCGCGACGCCCATCGACGACGGCGTGCGCAAGCGACTGCTGGCGAGTCCCGACGACTCGGCCGCGCTCCGACAGTCGCTCGAACCGGTCGCCAGCGCGGAACTGATGGAGAGCAACGACCTCGTGGAGCGAATCGTCGGGTGGCGGCGCGAGGAAGACGCCACGAAGGCAGTCCAACGCGCGCACTTCGACGCGATGGCCGAGTTCGACGCCAGCGACAGCCTCTACGAGATTACGATTCCCGCGCTCGTCTGCCACGGCGCGGACGACCGCGTGATTCCGGCCGACGACGGCCGCATGCTGGCCGAGGGGCTTCCGAAGGGCGAGTTCGAGGAGTTCCCCGGCGAGCGCCTGTTCTACGTCGAACGCTCGCGGGAGGTCAACGACTCGCTGGTCGGGTTCCTGACCGACCAAGTCGAGGAGTGAAAAACAACCTCTGCCTCGGCAGAGTGGGTAATAGTGGGTAATACTTATTCGTCGGCAGAACGTCCGTAAGCGTACGATGAAGGTGAACACTGACGATCTCCGAACCAACGAGACGGACGACCGAGGTCGAATCTATCTCGGTACTGAGTATGCCAACAAACGCGTAACAGTCGCCGTAGTCGAAGTTGAAGCGGACAACCCTGACGAAGAGGAACTGGCCGCCGCGTACCGCGATGCGTCTGAGAGTGCTAAGAAGCTCACCGAAGAGTGGGAGGACACATCAAGCGAAGCGTGGGGCGACTTAGAGTGATGACCGGCGACACCGAACCCGAGGTTCGTCGGGGTGATGTCGTAATCGTCCGACTGGACCCCGCCGAAGGAAGCGAGATGAAGAAGACCAGACCCGCCGTCATCGTACAGAACGATATCGGTAACCGAAACGCCAACACGACCATAATTGCTCCGGCGACGAGGACTCACCGGGGGTACCCCTTCGAGGTACTGGTAGAAGCGGACGATTCACCGTTTGAATCGGACTCATCGGTTCGTCTTGACCAAATTCGAGTCGTTTCCGTCGACTCTCGAATCCACTCCGTTGTCGGTCGTCTCGACGAACAGCGAATGGCCGAGATAGACGATGCACTGAAACTGAGTCTCGGTCTCGACTGACGAATCGGCAACTAGCCGAACCCGACTTCGCAACAACGCCTACGGTCGGTGACGCCGAACCTCCGGTATGACGCTCTCGCTCGAACGCCGGGCCGCGCTCTGGGGGGACCGAACTGCGGTGGTGGACGCGAGCGCCGACCGCCGGGTAAGCTACGCCGACCTCGATTCGGAGACCGACGCGATGGCGCGGAAACTGTCGGCGCTCGGGGTCGGACCCGGCGACACCGTGGCGGTCCTCTCGCGCAACCGCGTCGAGACGCTGGCGCTCTTCTTCGCCGTCCGGCGACTCGGCGGCGTCTTCGCGCCGATTTCTCATCGACTCACGCCCGCGACCGTCGAGGGACCGCTGAACGCCGTGGACCCTGAGGTCGTCGTCCACGAGGCGGCACAGCGCGACCTCGTTCGAGAGTTGCCCGACGAGCGGACACATTCCTTCGAGGAGTTGGGCCGTGACGACGGTGAAGAGTACAAGCGCACTGACCGCGACCCCGACGAGTCGCTGCTCTACCTTCACACGAAGGCCGAGACCGACCGTCGCGTGGTCGGGGAAGACGCCGTCGAACACGGTTCGACGACCCCTCGTTCGCAGACTCATGAGGACGAGGAGCGCGAGCGGCGCGACGAGTCGCTGAGCGAGGGAGCGACGGAGGCGACGCGCGTGGTCGATTTCCCGGCGCGAGCGGTCGAGTGGAACTGCATCACCGCGGCGGCCGCGTGGGGACTGGGCCGGGACGACTGCGCGCCCTCGCTGCTCCCCTTCTCGGACGCCGACGGACTCCTCGGCCTCACGCTTCCGCTTCTCTACGTCGGCGGGCGAGTCGCGCTTCTCCGGGCGTTCAGCCCCGCGGACGCGCTGGCCGCGGTCGCCGAGGAGGGCGCGAGCGCGCTGTTCGCCGGGGCGACCGAGTACCGCGAACTCGTCGCTGGCGACGAGTTCGCGGCGACCGACTTCGACGGCGTCGAGTGGATCGCCACGCGGTCGGCGCTCCCAGCGGACGCCCGCGAGGAACTGGCCCGGCGCGCGCCCGTGGTCCGGACCTACGGCCGGGTCGAGACCGGACCGAACAACCTGTTCGTGCCCCCGGAAATCGAGGAGCGAGCGCAGGGCGTACGGAACGTACCGGGAGCGCACAAGGCAGCGAAAGCGCCGGACGCCGACCGCGTGGGCCGACCGGTCCCTGACTGCGAGGTCCGCGTCGCGGGCGACGACGGAACCCC
This genomic stretch from Halorussus pelagicus harbors:
- a CDS encoding potassium channel family protein gives rise to the protein MEPSGGEVEYEPVSVKQVLAEMKDTAELLIDLSFSAVLNGSNDIAAEVLALEARMDVLQMRARMSLLMAARSTDDAEQLAPVLGVVGAAEKISDAAGDVAKVVLEDIGLPEAMRAALPEAVETLVRAEVADDSVLAGRTLGELNVETETGVRIIAIRRRDDWLTNPDRDTALEADDTVLLRGPNEGIADLYRRATGDAYEPPSPPEPGDEDLERAVDSIVLMKNISELAVDLAYGSVLFDSAEVAEEVVELEAEVDALQSRFEAWTLRAAARVDDPVSLRGLVHLANATEVISDAAVEISEGVLRGLGTHPVVEQAVQESDEVIVRLTVAPGSEFDGVTLGDREVKTETGMRVIAVRRSVDGERDWVIQPGPETELRAGDVFLAKGTRSGTERLATLTSAEYSAE
- a CDS encoding type II toxin-antitoxin system PemK/MazF family toxin, whose protein sequence is MTGDTEPEVRRGDVVIVRLDPAEGSEMKKTRPAVIVQNDIGNRNANTTIIAPATRTHRGYPFEVLVEADDSPFESDSSVRLDQIRVVSVDSRIHSVVGRLDEQRMAEIDDALKLSLGLD
- the dps gene encoding DNA starvation/stationary phase protection protein Dps, whose product is MTQRQSRRRRSGEQWQRSQRAQSGQSQGRSGQTQRQSEQFYGLSGRSHGRMYRSAVGLPDETRQAMVGMLNQSLADTTDLMTQCKFAHWNVKGMNFYQLHLLFDELAETFEDHADIVAERTTALGGEATGTVRNAASATRIPEIPPDATTGPEYVAALVERVGIHANNLRREIEIAVERDDEDTADMYTELSREVDKQLYFLEAHLQAVAPDAIPDSPGASVQGGQQSDGGTPSQYREQLGTNTQRQAGRTTHQRRYGGSRR
- a CDS encoding alpha/beta fold hydrolase gives rise to the protein MPYADNDGVSVHYEVGGDGAVESDAPVVLLADAGYGPWQWGWQFSALAGPFEVVVPSTRGTGDSDAPDATDSYSIDPMAADLEAVLADHGARKAHLVGAGMGGMVALRYALEFSRARSLSLLGTSPGGPRATPIDDGVRKRLLASPDDSAALRQSLEPVASAELMESNDLVERIVGWRREEDATKAVQRAHFDAMAEFDASDSLYEITIPALVCHGADDRVIPADDGRMLAEGLPKGEFEEFPGERLFYVERSREVNDSLVGFLTDQVEE
- the citZ gene encoding citrate synthase; translation: MSEEVKKGLEGVVVAESGLSFINGDEGRLIYRGYAIEDLARDASYEEVLYLLWHGELPTQDELDEFSGEMAAERELDEDVLDTVRKLAEADEQPMAALRTAVSMLSANDPDDSDADPTDREVNLRKGRRITAKIPTIIAAFKRIRDGDDPVEPREDLDHAENFLYMLNGEEPDEVLAETFDMALVLHADHGLNASTFSSMVTSSTLSDLHSAVTSAVGTLAGPLHGGANANVMKMLKELDESGKDAKTWVDDALDRGERIMGFGHRVYNVKDPRAKILGEKSEELGEAAGDTKWYEMSADIEEYMQNEKGLAPNVDFYSASTYYQMGIPIDLYTPIFAMSRVGGWIGHVLEQYDDNRLIRPRAKYTGSKDEEWVPISER
- a CDS encoding HD domain-containing protein; the encoded protein is MKAIKDSVHDHVPICDLASDLLDTPELQRLRHIKQLSTVRLVYPSANHTRFEHSLGVYHLARKACSLLGIEGDRALAVRAAALLHDVGHGPYGHQTEGIIERRLGRHHDEVADLLGSGRLAEVLERHGLDPAEVAALVEGRGRLGQLVAGELDVDRMDYLVRDAHHTGVPYGTIDHSRLLAALQFRDDDLVLSEGNVQTAEGTLVARTLMNATVYRHHVSRIAGAMLERAGERLLDATDLDADQFARMTDDRLLGALRDCPATADAARRLEYRDLHKRAVWAKLEAVPEDVVAADCEEVRAFERDIASVADVAPEDVLVDTPGEPSMPETSTRVVVDGEIRRLADESPLVEGLRAAGRAQWRLGVYAPEESLPEVEAAAERVLGLAT
- a CDS encoding class I adenylate-forming enzyme family protein; protein product: MTLSLERRAALWGDRTAVVDASADRRVSYADLDSETDAMARKLSALGVGPGDTVAVLSRNRVETLALFFAVRRLGGVFAPISHRLTPATVEGPLNAVDPEVVVHEAAQRDLVRELPDERTHSFEELGRDDGEEYKRTDRDPDESLLYLHTKAETDRRVVGEDAVEHGSTTPRSQTHEDEERERRDESLSEGATEATRVVDFPARAVEWNCITAAAAWGLGRDDCAPSLLPFSDADGLLGLTLPLLYVGGRVALLRAFSPADALAAVAEEGASALFAGATEYRELVAGDEFAATDFDGVEWIATRSALPADAREELARRAPVVRTYGRVETGPNNLFVPPEIEERAQGVRNVPGAHKAAKAPDADRVGRPVPDCEVRVAGDDGTPLAEGEVGELRFRGAVTPRGYLERDGGDDATEAFPEWVPSGDLGYREGGDYYLLGDAGELDRAALRRQLSGEERFDGE